The following are from one region of the Mustela lutreola isolate mMusLut2 chromosome 9, mMusLut2.pri, whole genome shotgun sequence genome:
- the LRATD1 gene encoding protein LRATD1, which translates to MGNQLDRITHLNYSELPTGDPSGIEKDELRVGVAYFFSDEEEDLDERGQTDKFGVKAPPGCTPCPESPSRHHHHLLHQLVLNETQFSAFRGQECIFSKVSGGPQGADLSVYAVTALPALCEPGDLLELLWLQPAPEPPAPAPHWAVYVGGGQIIHLHQGEIRQDSLYEAGAANVGRVVNSWYRYRPLVAELVVQNACGHLGLKSEEICWTNSESFAAWCRFGKREFKAGGEVPAGTQPPQQQYYLKVHLGENKVHTARFHSLEDLIREKRRIDASGRLRVLQELADLVDDKE; encoded by the coding sequence ATGGGCAACCAACTGGACCGCATCACCCACCTCAACTACAGCGAGTTGCCCACAGGGGACCCGTCGGGGATCGAGAAGGACGAGCTGCGGGTCGGGGTCGCCTACTTCTTCTCGGATGAGGAGGAGGACCTGGACGAACGCGGCCAGACCGACAAGTTTGGCGTGAAGGCCCCCCCGGGCTGCACTCCGTGCCCAGAGAGCCCcagccgccaccaccaccacctgctgCACCAGCTGGTCCTCAACGAAACTCAGTTCTCCGCCTTCCGGGGCCAGGAATGCATCTTCTCCAAAGTGAGCGGCGGCCCTCAGGGCGCCGACCTGAGCGTCTACGCGGTCACAGCGCTGCCCGCGCTCTGCGAGCCCGGCGACCTGCTGGAGCTGCTGTGGCTGCAGCCGGCGCCCGagccgcccgcccccgccccgcactGGGCGGTCTACGTGGGTGGCGGGCAGATCATCCACCTGCACCAGGGCGAGATCCGCCAGGACAGCCTGTACGAGGCGGGCGCGGCCAACGTGGGCCGGGTGGTGAATAGCTGGTACCGCTACCGCCCGCTAGTGGCCGAGCTGGTGGTGCAGAACGCCTGCGGCCACCTGGGCCTCAAGAGCGAGGAGATCTGCTGGACGAACTCGGAGAGCTTCGCCGCCTGGTGCCGCTTTGGCAAGCGGGAGTTCAAGGCGGGAGGGGAGGTGCCGGCTGGCACGCAGCCCCCGCAGCAGCAGTACTATCTCAAGGTGCACCTGGGCGAGAACAAGGTGCACACGGCCAGGTTTCACAGCCTGGAAGACCTCATCCGCGAGAAGCGCCGCATCGACGCCAGTGGTCGCCTGCGAGTGCTCCAAGAGCTGGCCGACCTCGTGGACGACAAGGAGTAG